The segment cttattccctagaaatcaaagaaacattttcaaacaaaataaaatgattcggataattataaatatgtcCCGATAGAGCCGACGAGAAATCTTCTggtttggaattttgctttaaggacgatgaaatagaattatgatgttgtagtaatctcgtttttaaattctggttagtacgtcccacataagagcttccacaagtacatgggattttagaaaccccactttgttgctctacggaagttcgatcctttccagaacttaaaaaaaaactagccaaagtattactacctcttaaagctacctttaaaccattattttgtcaaattctttttaagttttttactcaGCCCTGGaacatatattaaaaaacaaaaaacatcctttttctgttgtttccagaatatctttagaaaattctagaaatgttttttttttcgaaaaaatgtaGCTGCTTGCTGCTGAGTTTTCATCTCAACTGAAacctattttcaaaaagaaaagaaaaaaaatacaacaaaaaacgtGCATCTTGAGCATTGGACATAGCTTAGCCTATATCGAGCACGAATCTCAAACAGAATATAAACTGAATCACTAAAGTTGTGCTCTGATAGTCCAATCTCTTGAGGCAAAATCATTGATAATAGATACATCTTTTACTAACCTTCTTTCTTTAATACTCCAACTGGTACCATAACAACCGGGGGTTTGGAAGGCCCTGCCTCAGCAGCTTACTGTATGCTGTGGAACAATATTCAGATGGATTGTTTGGATTTGGTCGTTCCCCATAGGAGCTCGGTAATTGCGGAAAAGGCGTGGCATATgcttcaactgtaaaaaaaaaaaaaaattacaatagctTTTAGACCCACAGATGAAATTAATAGTTCAGAATTTAcaacattataaataaaaaaaaaccctaaaccCACATTAATAGAATTTAATGAGACCGATATAGAAGGATGAGGTTTTTGGACAACGGCTAGGAATTTACATGTTTTATTTcgctttttattaaatttattatatcTTTGTTGTGAGTCATATCAAATAATGTATACactatttgattaaaaattactACTTGATGAAAAATCCCGGAAAAATTTCATCGGGtacatttatttgaatttctaCTGTCTGGTATGACcaggaattttcaattttatgacATTAGCCTTTCTTGggatattgaaaatttcaacaaaatttctatgtaaataatgagaaatttgcataatttacaaccctagCCCCAGGGGTTCTAGGGGATTGGGTAATATTCGAAGCATTATTATTGgacctttcgactattttggaaaaatttctaTCCCGAAACTTTGATTGCATGTCTTGCAGTGCTTAAGGGCAGAAAAAAGAGGGGATGAGAGGGTGGTCAATTGctacattttctttattcaatggTTATCTGGATTAGTTATCTTTTATGTGCTTACCCGTGGTAATCTTCTTCTGGGTTTTCAAAATTGAGCTGTTATATTCCTGGTGATTCTAGAATTCAATCTGTTATATAAGATGAACTGGTTAACAATTTTTATTGTCTACAGTCTACTACAAGTTGACCAATAAccaaaatcttaacaaaatgcAGCTAAGCTATTTTTGTTGGTTGGATTGTATTTACTGGATCGAGATTTAGCGTTGAGATTTGTGACAACCTGTCATTTACATTAAATTCTTTTAGTGTACAacctttgttgttgttttttactttaagCGTTATGAGGTCCGTCTATCTTTGGTCAATTGTTATTGTAATTATTGCTTAGCTATCCATCTACACATCCCGTCGTAATCCCTTTCTAAACCCGTAATCTAAACCCGTCCCTTTCTAAACAATCTAAACCCGTCGTAATCCCTTTCTAGGTCTGCAGAATTGATTAGTTATATTACTTGTGATACTGGAATTAATTTCATCTTTtcctatatattatatttttatgcctgttttttatttctccAAAATATATTACAGCTAAAATACGAAATATTGGTCGGTATCAAACTTTTATGAATGAagaatttaaacattaaaacgCTTTCTTCACGAAATGAAATACATGAACAAATGATAAGATCTCAGTAGTAGCATGTACTTCAAAGCTAAAATGATAATTATAGTAGACCAAACTTAGATATAAACTTAATTCCAACCTATgacataattaacaaaaaaaacaagtttattttagctgaaagtaaggagcgacattaaaacttaaaaagaatagaaattactccgtatatgaaagtggctgtcccctcctcaacaccccaatctttacgctaaagtcttttattgttttaagaagtggagttgtgagaaagtgtcagactttagcataaagagcggggtgttgaggaggggacagcacctttcatatacggaataatttttcttcgttttatgttttaatgtcactccttactttcagttaaaaaaattgtttttattatatctaattTCAGGAcatttttgagttaatgcaggttttgattttgtttaatcgtacatgaataattaagacaaaatttgcatattaattttactttgggGTTATCCGAGAGAGTATTATGTGGAGGGATAAACTCCAGGTCCCAAAGGTTTATGGGTTCCTATTATATCTATTCAAAACCATTCGAAGAGGATGGATGCAACCAGGGTAACTGCTCCAGGCACTGCAGCAgggttggggggaaggggtttAACTTTGTTTCAACTCGTTTTAACATTGGATCAAAGTTTTAACTTTGATACAACTTTTTGGTTATATCGGAGTATGGAGGGGTCGTTATAATTTTCCAGTATCATCAACCCTGGTAATGGCTATCTATCTACTGATATAAGgcaatcatggttgcagcagtagctgcacaGGAAAGAGAAAGCTTCCCAAAGCTTTATGGGCTCCTATTGTATCTATTCAAAACCTGGGGATGGGTACAACCAGGACAACTGCCTCAGGCACTGCAGCAGATGTGGGGACCACAGCCCATATGAACAAAAGTCACTAAAAGCAAGAATTTGGCTGCTACTTGATTCTCTAATTGTAAAAGTGGAAGGTCTACTTTCAATTGTAGTTCCTGTTGTATGTTCGTTTGTTATGATGgtttatttaacttctgttcgtttggggtttcaaaaattgataaaatattttcgGTGGGATTGTATCTAAaaaggcgtgggagggggcttgcAATCACTTTTCAACACCCTTCCCCTGCCAGCAGTCACGAAAGATTGCTTTACCCTCAACTCCCATTACTCAACAGACACCTGAAAACAATCCCTATGACACGCAGCTACATCTTGAGGGGATCAAAAGGGACACCTGGCTGTTTGTATAGACACCCTGGGGTAGTGACCGTTTTTATTCTGGGGGTACTGGCCGTTGGGTATCCACGGATGTTGCTGTCGAAGTCACCAGATCTATGGAAATTTTaggttattttttgaaattcccaTGATTTTGTTTTCGGGGTACAATTTTATCAATAAGACATAAGGATAATGACAGTTATCATTCATGAAGCAGCTTGGGCAATTCTTCCTGAATtaactattgttttttttttgaacaattaTAGCgaaattatatcaaacagttcgtggtaacgaacagtagtaaggagcgacccggctcaatagtaaccaaaactctaaaaaatggaattttgatatcaatagctacatcaaaaggattgcattttaatgctgattttaaatatataagtttcatcaagtttaggcttacccatcaaaagttacgagcctgagaaaatttgcattatttaagaaaatagggggaaacaccgcttaaaagtcatacaatcttaacgatcACACCATTTCACACAataaatcacaccattagattcagtgtatcagagaaccgtattgaagatgtttcaagcttctatctacaaaaatatggaatttcgcattttttaccagaagacagatcacggatgcgtgtatatttgtttttttttaccaggggtgatcgtatcgactgagtggtcctagaatatcacaggaggactcattctaaaggaaattaaaagttctagtgcccttttaaagtgatcaaaaatatcggaaggcacctaggccccctcccacgctcattttttcttaaaagtcactggataaaaatttttagatagccaatttattcaccatagtcgaaaaacctaataactatgtctttagggacgacttacttccccacagtccccgtgggaggggctgcaagttacaaactttgacctgtgtttacatatagtaatggttactgggaagtgtccagacgttttcagggggattttttggtttaggggggtaGAGTTGAGGGGGGATTACGtcggaggatatttccatggagaaacttctcatgggggaagagaatttcaatgaaggtggcgcaggattttctagcattatttgaaaaaacaataaaaaataaatatgaaaagttttttctactgaaagtaaggagcagcattaaaacttaaaacgaacaaataataTTTCGCATATGAGagttttacctcctcgttatgccccactctttacgctaaaatatttcttagtaatttcaactttttattctacggcaaactatttattttgtgattcataggtcattcttaagaatttgggacaaaatttaagcttcaatgtaaagagcgaggtgtcgacgagggttgaacaccctcatatacgcaataaaaacgtacgaatatagaagttcattacgtaagttaattcgcaagttacctatattttttaccaatgaaaacgtttgtaagaaaataaaaagttctagttgcttttttaagtaatcaataaaattggatggcaactaggccgcctccctcgctcctttttactcaaaatcttatgattaattgaaattaattaatatgcaattttcgttttaattatttatgtgcggatatacaagatcaaaacatgcattaattcaaaaacgtccagaaattaaataaaacaacaagtttttttaaatgaaagtaaggagcaacattaaaacttaaaacgaacataaattactctgtatattaaaggggcctttcctcctcaacgccccgctctttacgctaaagtttttcactgttttaaaaatagagttaagagaaagagtcaaactttagcgtaaagagcgaggcattgaggagggaaagcccctttcatatacggagtaatttctgttcgttttaagttttaatgtaattccttactttcatttaaaaaaaacttatttttttatttaatttacatatagtaatggttattgggatgaAGTTTCCATTGCAGCCAtttagcttgattttttttttggaaatcaaaTGTTGACAAGCATACATACatctataaaacaaaactataaatttAAATCGGTATCACGTCTACTTAATGTAATCAATATACTATAAAACGCAATACTTATTTGGAAATTTCATCAATAtatttgaggtatttttgaagtaGTAACTTTAAGCCTTGGAACTTTGGAGCAATAGTAAGATTCTCTAGTAGGGATGCAACATCTTgtctggaaaattttcccacATCGATCATTCCTATAATTTCTAATACCACAACTGATCTTTTTTCAGAGTCTTTGGATAGCCAACTATAAAGTCTCCTTAAAAAACCCTGATGTCTACTAAATCGGCTGTTTTTCAAAGCAGCACAGCAACATTTAGCAAATTCTATAAAATCAGGAGCATTAAAATTGGTAACAAATTCGGGAGCTGCTTTCCCTTCCGCAATCATAAGAGCCATCTCTTTTATAACAAACTTTTTGTCAAATTGATTTccataagtgaaaaaaatactttctagAATTGTTAAATCTCGTTTGGTAAAATAACTTTCGAATAAATATTCAGCAATTTTCTCATTAATACCAAGAAAGTTGTACTTTTCCACAATATATACAAATGCATCTCTGTTCCTTGTTTCGAAACCAGAAACTGTTCCTTCTTTATAGGAATCCATAATAGTTTTCATGGTTCCAAAGTGCACATCATTGGCTACAACAACATTTGTTCGTTTTTCGAGCATATCTGCCTCTAGCATGGCCTTGAAGACATCACTAACAGCCGTTAAAAGGGATTTCTTGACTTCAACGTCACCACCATCACATTGAATAGTTATCATAGGGCTTTCTTCCATATTCAGGTTGGTTAGAATTTGTGTAAGGCCAGAAACTCGATTCATCTCTGaaacttaataaattaaatatgggAGTTACAGGATCGGTGGGGGTGGGGGAGTCGCTTGAAAATGAATACGCACTaagtgaaagaaaaatttgaaaaaaaactgtaaattgTTCAAATTTGTCAAGTGTTGACAAGTATATCCTTGGCCCTTCTGGTTTTGCATACAAGATGTCCCTGATCATACTCTAACCTGTGGTTTTGATTCCACAAATTGTCCTTTCTAAAGTTCAAACTTTATTTAGGTGTAATTAACCCCTTCCCTCCTATTTCTTCctagacacccccccccctataattAGGTCAACATATTCACAAAGCCATTTCTTAAATAATGGATAGAGGGTCCAAAAAATGTCCAATCTCAAAGAACATTGATAACGCTTCCCGGCGATAAGGACTctaatttcctaaattttctcTCTCTTATGCCTAATTTTGGAATAAGGGAGCTAAAACCTAGTCCTATACAAAAATGACCCCAGTCTTAACAacggtgtaaaaaaaaaaggctagcGCCTGACTCAGTCTAGACTGGAGACTGATTTGCTACAAAAAAACCTGACTCAgagcaaaaacaacaaattccAATGACTAGGAATAAAACACAATAACTTTGATGACTTGATGCAAAAGCGAGGGTTCTTACTAAGTGAAAACAAAAGCAAGCCGAGTTGTGTTCAATCCAAAGCAAGCTAAGCAGAAACTCTACCCTAAAAAGAGCTTAGATCTGGCTAGGTATATCAGCGACCTATTCTTTACTCgatgtaaaaataagttctgGACTAACTCGTAGTAAAATTTAGTTAATTCCTTAGTCGGTGTATGAACAAAGTATGCTCAAGCCATGGATTGACTAGTTACAAAAGTGAGGCAGATCCCgacttaaaaaaagcaaaaaactagtCATGAAATCATTCGcccttaaaacaaatataaattcatATAGTATAATAAATAGATGGATACTAAAACAGAAAGATATTAAATACTATATAATTTTAGAAGGATTATTAAGGGGAacattattcaaataaatatgcTGGAATGTACATTTGTTTGATTATGTTTGGCTTTCGGTTGGGCTGAAGTCATACTTACCCCCATTACGTTACATTATTGAATCTAGACGATAGTTGATCTACGAttccattttaaatatataatatgtattatatttagttttaactagttttcttagtttaattaaataaaaaacaagttttttcctctgaaagtaaggagcaacattaaaacttaaaacgaacagaaattattaagtataagAAGGGGATTACCTCCTCCTCAACAGCTCGCGCTTGACGCTAATggtttttagtactttcgaAAAAGCTTCTTGTTGTTCCAAATAAACGAcgcgttcttaaggaattgggacactaattcaaattttagcataaagagcaaggtgttaagGAGGAGGTAACCTGCttcatatacgttataatttctgttcgttttaagttttaatgcttctttttactttcagttgaaaaaaattgtttttcttatttaatttctggtcgttttttaaTAATCCAAGAAAACTGGCCCCACCTACACGGAGAAATAACCTCCCCATGGGTATATCCTATAGACAATGCAATTccggtgaaaatttatccaGGACAATAATTCTTAACAACTCCACTCGTAAAATtaagacggaaaagagaaagaaatgtaaaaagttttcaagttcaagttctatttattttcataaaataacaataacaaaaacaatatcccaaggggctcaatggcccgttatttgggaaacggcatacaataaataaagaataataaaacttgtcataaacatactaaccaatatctaaatataaatatgaaaggaaaagaaatcaactcaccggcagtccccacgaaacagcgaccctcacatcacccgacaataaaatacaaattaaaattgtcgtgtcatcgaggatacaacaccaacaaaacaacaaccaaaaaaataataataaataaaccataagcAACAattaataagaagcctttaataagaaacttttcatctgtctcttaaaggagccaagtgttcgtgactgccAGATCTCAGCaggaaccaagttccaagcacgccccacagtcacagccaggccgaaatctgaacgaaccgaggaactagctggaatcatcacatcctcccggttactaaccatatacaaatttacttcccctactagtttaagcagtcccgaaaaacaacatgggagatctggaagtattgatatgccaacgaagatagagataaaacataaatatctttaattttgaggaggtcaagaggagtgtgtgtagccgactggaaaattcttgccgctttctcataaagattgtgaaaggagcaagtaccgagggaaatgtggacatccacacagacgaacagtaacatatataagggtaaatcagagaaaagtataaaagacggaggataGGGAAAGGAAATAAACGCTTTAATTCTCGGATGATCCCAAGTTcacgggaaattttcactctcattatttgaacatgccacttaaatgataaattctcatccaaaagaactcccaggaatcgcacatatcgatccgggggacgacttatggagcctcttggtgtatgaagctcagtaattgtgggacagctcacacctttacgaggaaaaataagaaggtaggacttttttacatttaaagttagttgatttatgtcaaaccaaaagagtattttctcggtcattgcttgaagctttagaataagggatgattcatccggagctgcagcacctaaagtagtgtcatctgcaaatgctattaattcttcttgACTATCAGGTGTGAACACCAACGTACTCTGAGAGTAATATTTGTGACACAATCCACAGCAAACATTGTTAATTGGGGTGTTAAAAAGTCGGTAGAGATTGTTCACATATATGAGGAAGAGAATTGGCCCAAGAATagaaccttggggtactccgtattcaattggaactttttcGTCTGTAATTTCTGTGGCGATAGTTCTGTCAGTTAGGTATGACGAGAACCAAGACAATGCTTCCCCACGGACACCAAAATGACAAAGTTTACCAATGAGAATCTTATGtgttaggctgtcaaaagctttctttacatcaagaaaaatggctgcaggaatacgattagaatctaaagatcgtcgtataaactgaaaaagtttattacaagcatgttctgtagaatacttcgcgcgaaacccaaactgatgatgatggaaaaaaatttagcttcaagaaatctcaccagacgtttgagcattgctctttcaaatatcttagagaacaCTGACGGAAGAGAGATCGGCCTGTAGTTCCCAAGATCCTTTCGGTCACCTCTTTTAAAGAGGTGTATAATAACACGTGCAAGTTTAAGACGTTGGGCAAATACTCCTAGTTCAAATGACCAATTAATCAAATGGTAAATTGAGGTGATAATCGATGGAAGAACATGTTTAATTACTTAAGCAGAAATTTTGATTAGGAATACTGGCAAATTTCCCCAGTGTACAATTTCTTTTGACTAGTTCACCTCCTGGTACTTCTCTACCCATTGAAAGTTTTCTTTGAAGAAACCCCAAGTAGAAAATTCGTCTTCCCACCCATAAGCAATGGGGAATTTTCATAACATAAGgacctttcccctgggactgtgggggggggctcATGTTATCTCCAACGACATGGTTATTAGACCTTTGATGAACAACTATgataaacaaaatggcaatctcaaaatttcaattagacGAGTTTAGGGGGAAAAGGTGTGAGAGAGGGGGCCTAGctaccttccaatatttttgctCACTTcagtcactagaacttttactttcagttagaatgagtcctctcacgatattctagggccACCGAGTCGACATGATCACTCCAaggaaaaagcaaataaaacacgcctccgtgatctttcttctggcaaaatttacaaaatccacatttttccaGATAGAAAGttcaaacctctacagtagggttttctaatacgctaaatctgatggtgtgattctcatTAAGATTCTAATACTTTCAGGGAGTGTTTTCCCGTTTGTTggaaaataaggcatattttctcaagCTCCTAACCTTTGATGGTACggctaaacttaatgaaacttaagtattgaaatcagcatgaaaattcgattcttttaatataccTATTGGGAtccaaattatgttttttagagtttcggttactattgaaccgggtcactccttacagCTCATTACAACGAACTGTGATATATTCGCAGCTCATTCATTAAAAGAGTTCTGAATTGTCAAAaagaacaaagcaaaaaacaggAATTTGTTCTAGATACATCTTCCATCTAAGACCTTAATTGAAGTGTCTCCATGACCAGCAAATTTTAGCAGGTCGTTAAGGAAAGACATGggaattacacaaaaaaaaatgaataaaaatttcccTTGCACAGGTGTTCCAAATTTGCCCTTGACCGCAGAAATGAGGGAGAAACCgatttttgtgtttataaatATTTCCGAGTTTAAATAGTCGTTTATTATTAAAGCATGCGGACTCCAAATCTGAATTCAGGCATCCATTTCTCGATACCCTTATGCCCATTTCCACCCTCAAAAGGCGGGGAGGGGAATTAAGACTCAAAATTAAGAAGTTGTcgttttttggtaattttattcaaaattaatgataacgaatttaaaaatttgattttacgtAGTCAAGTACCTCATCTTACCTAAAACAGTTGTAAGGATTAACCTATATGaaagttattttagttatttttggtCAGTTCACCCTTTCCTATCAACCTAGTTATGGCCCCTTAGGATATGAGTCTCAAACAGTTTCATTTTAAACCAGTATTCTAgaataccctcccccctccagtTTGTGGTTTCCATTCCTCTGTGCCATTCTCTAGCTGATCTAATCACTGGAGCCATCTATCATAGTGCTTGCTTCATGACTGGGTTCAAGGCTATATGAATAGGTTTGTGTCGTTTTATTTACTTCCAAACAAAAGGCAAAAGAGTAAATTGGGATCCTTGAGCGTTGAGTAGAAAAATTTTGTGTGATATTGTTTAGGGTTATGCTTCCAATTTTGTAAAACAGCGGATAATCATTCCTGATGTTCAATGATTATTCTACACTTATGCCTGCTAACGAGCGCACTAGTCAAGCTGGAAAAACTCTAGTCATTACCTTTGACCAACCACTTTACTGGAAGGCAAAGAGTATCGTTGATGCAGAGCCTGTCACAATTACTTTAAGAAATGCTGGTGTTGTCCTAAGTGGATTTCACACCCGGGTTAGTTTCCCAAGAGCTTTTGACTTCCTTATGGCTGACTCAAGACTTTTGTAAATCAAAAGTCAAGTACAGGTGCCTAACAGTGGGTGAAGTATGTTACATGGCAAATCTGTCTCTCGTGCTCTGCGAGGCACCtttaggaggaaacaccccctaaagtcataaaatcttcacgaaaatcacaccatcagattcagcgcatcagagaaacctactgtagaagtttcaagctcctatctacaaaaatatggaattttgtattttttgccagaagacaaatcacgggtgcgtgtttatttgtttgtatttgttttttttccccaggggtcatcgtatcgaccaagtggtcctagaatgtcgcaagagggctcattctaacggacatgaaaagttctagtgccctttttaagtgaccaaaaaaattggagggcatctaggccccctcccacgctcatttttttcccaaagtcaacggatcaaaattttgagatagccattttgttcagcatagtcgaaaaccataataactatgtctttagggatgacttactcccccacaatccctgggggaggggctgcatgttacaaactttgaccagtgtttacatatagtaatggttattgggaagtgtacagacattttctgggggat is part of the Artemia franciscana chromosome 1, ASM3288406v1, whole genome shotgun sequence genome and harbors:
- the LOC136026486 gene encoding uncharacterized protein LOC136026486 isoform X2; this encodes MNRVSGLTQILTNLNMEESPMITIQCDGGDVEVKKSLLTAVSDVFKAMLEADMLEKRTNVVVANDVHFGTMKTIMDSYKEGTVSGFETRNRDAFVYIVEKYNFLVEAYATPFPQLPSSYGERPNPNNPSEYCSTAYSKLLRQGLPNPRLLWYQLEY
- the LOC136026486 gene encoding uncharacterized protein LOC136026486 isoform X1, with protein sequence MNRVSGLTQILTNLNMEESPMITIQCDGGDVEVKKSLLTAVSDVFKAMLEADMLEKRTNVVVANDVHFGTMKTIMDSYKEGTVSGFETRNRDAFVYIVEKYNFLGINEKIAEYLFESYFTKRDLTILESIFFTYGNQFDKKFVIKEMALMIAEGKAAPEFVTNFNAPDFIEFAKCCCAALKNSRFSRHQGFLRRLYSWLSKDSEKRSVVVLEIIGMIDVGKFSRQDVASLLENLTIAPKFQGLKLLLQKYLKYIDEISK